GAAGATATCAGCATATCAGAGAATCCCTGAAATAGTTCTGGGAACGGCCTTCCTGGAAACCGGTCTCATTCTATCCGATAATGAGAGGATGACATTCCTCGCCTCTTCCCAGGATTACAGAAACACTGATTATTTAGCAGGTCCACTCAAAAGCCCGGAAGCAACTTTAAAGAAAAAGGATTCCTACGCCCTGTTTCAGATCTCATGGGACAGAGATTGCTCGGAGCAATTTTCCATTCATGCGAGAGGAGGCTATGCAAGGCTCCGTTTGAAGCATCTGTTCAATGGTTCTTCGCAGAGCACCGAGGAGCTCTTTTTTGGTCAAATGAGGGGTTCGGCATCGCTTCAGGAGCGCTCCACCCGAAGCAAGCAGATTGTTCAGTTTGCTGGCTCCTATTTCAATGAGGGAAACGATGGAAAGGAATCAAAGATATCTCAGACATTCTTTGAAAGGCTGGATCACAGGTTGAATTTTGGAATCTCTCTGGATCGATCTTTCATAGATTCAGAAATTTCTGCCATTGATGATGTGAATCTTCTCTTTTATAAAGGGGAGCCTTTTGCCGTCAGAAGGCTAAACACACTGATTAAACCCGAGGAGAGTTTGAGAAATCTTTCCCTGTACTTAAGTGATGAAATAAGCATTGCATCTCACTTTAAATTTTACGCAGGGGTCAGATTCGAATGGAACCAGGGCATCCTCCCCGAGCAGGAGAGCCCTGCAGGAAATTTTATTCCGCCAGGAACTCTCCCCTCTTCCAGGAAATTGATTGATTGGAAAAGTTTTTCACCACGACTGAGGATATCCGTGCCAATCATCAAAGAGGAAAGGCTCGTCTTCAAGGCAGGATTTTCCAGGTATTATCACCGACTGCTGGGCAGACATCTTGAAGTGGCCAATCCCAACTCACTGGGAGGGGAGCTTTATCTCTGGGATGATATGAATGGAGACGACAGGTATCAGAGAGGGGAAGAATCAGGAATCCTGAAATCATTTGGCGGGCCTTACACGGAAGTATCTAAGAATCTCAAGCAACCTTATACTGATGAACTCCTCTTTGGTCTGGAGTTCCAAACGAAGAAAAAGGCGCTCTGGAAATTCTTTGCCTACCAGAGAGACGAACACCGACTCATGGAAACGGTCAATGATGGAGTTCCCTTTTCCTCTTATATCCCAGTTGAAATTTTTGATCCTGGAGATGACGAGCTTCCGGAAACTGGAGATGAGCAGACTCTGATCGTTTATAATCAGGACCCCGCTACCTTCGGAAAAGACCGGTACATCCTGGAGAATCCACCAAGACATGGTTCCTATGCTCAGGGCTTTGAAATCACCGGGGAAAAGAGAGGGAAGAATTACTGGTGGCTCTTTTCCTTCGTCGTCGCCCGCTCTGTGGCAATGGGAAATCCAGGAAACACAGAATACGACAATGACCAGGGAATCATCGGGGAACTCTACGACAACCCGAACAGTTTGATCAATTCGAGGGGGCGCCTCTTCTTTGATAGGGCCTTCACCTCTCGATTTGCTTTCCACTATCACCTTCCCCGCAATTTTTCTGTGGCCGCTGTGGCCAGGTGGTGGGATGGGCTTCCCTTTGGAAGAAGAATCATCATCGAAGGTCTCAACCAGGGACCGATTGTCATTCAATCGAGAAGGAGAGGTTTGAGCCGAACAGAGGCTTACATCACCCTGGATACAAGAGTAGAAAAATTGTTCCCTCTTGGGAAAAGCAAATTGGTTCTTCTCCTTGATCTTTTCAATCTCCTGAATTCGCAGTTTCATCTGAGAGAAGATGATCTGGCAGGAGACACTTTCACGGAACGCCGCCCAACTGAGATCATGCCTCCCAGGGTCCTCCGCCTCAGCCTCCAGTACCAATACTAGGTCACAATTGATTTACTAATGTGCCATCTGACACATTAGTAAAGTCAATGAAGTGGGAATTTTTGGCTCTTATGCAAAAGGTAAAGCACGAAAAAAACGATATCGATTTGCTTGTTGACTTTGAGAAGGCGATTGACCTCTTCGACTTCGTACATCTGGCAGATGAAATGGAGCGGATACTAAATACAAGAGTCGATCTTGTTACGCCAGACGCGCTGAAACCTTACATAAGACCAAATCTGCAATTATAGTAATACCAATTTTGCAGGAAAATTGATTTTTTTGAAGAGTTCATTAAAGAATGATTGCAAAGGGAGCAATCAACTGTATATATTAATGATGCTGAGCGATTGAGCAGAGAAATTATTCTGGATCAAGAAAAATTCGAAGAAAATAAGGAGGGGAAATGGTTGAGAAGAATATGAAAAAATTGAGGAGAGATTTGTTTTGTTTTTTGGCATTCGCCTGCTTTATTGCATCCGGATCATTCCGGGCAGCTGTCATTCCGGAAGAGGAGAGCGGGTTCGATCCGCTGGTCATTTACGATCCTTCCTCTCATGTTGGAATCATCGCGGAGACCCTCGAGTCTTTCACAGAATCAGGTTTCGAGGAGGAGCGGATCGGCTGGAAAAGTTTCATCAACAAGCATGGGGGAAGCTTAAAAGTCTACATAGATCGCCGATCGGGAAGCCCGACTCTGGTGGAAGGCCGGGTCATTCGCTGGTTCTCCGTTGATGGGTCGACCCCGAATTCGAATACATCTCAGGCGTCAACTCAAATCATTTCCCTCAAAGAGCTCGAGGCGAAGGCGCGTGAGTTCGTTTCGGAGAATTCGGCTCTCTTCAAAGTCATGGAGAGCGAGCTGGTCCTTAACCAGCAGGGCTCCGGCATGATTGACAGGGATCACTGGATACTTGTATTCGATCGCGTTGTAAACGGTATCCCAGTCGAGGAGCAACGGTTCATCATGTATGTCACCATGGGAAACCTTGTCGCATTCGGCGCCGACCGATGGGGAGTTTTCACGCCGAATACACAAATTACGCCGGGAACACCATCAGAGCCAGTTTACGATGCAGCAACAGCGCGCGAGTTTCTTTACGCTTACATGGGGATCACCTCCGCTGACTCGGTTCAAGATACCGAACCAGTAAGGCTCGTATATTTGAGTGTTTCCCCTTCTATGAGCATGTTATCTTATATGAATTTTTCACCTTCTACAGGTCAACCTTCTTCGGAGAATGGAATCACTGATTCAAGTTACACTGGACCGGTGGGCAAAGGGGTTGATTACAGGCTGGCCTGGCGGTTTACAATCAGCGTTGAGAACGAGCGCGGGATCTGGGTCGGCAAGGTCGATGCGACGAGCGGAGAGATCCTCGCCTTCTACGACGACATGAAGTACGGGCGCGTCAAAGGGGGCGTCTATCCGATGTCCAACGACAATCAGGGATGGGAAGGAAACGAGCAGTCAGGCTTCCCCATGCCCTATGCCGACGTCTCGATCGATGGTCAGGCGCAGACCTGTAGCGACATGGGTCTGTTCACGCCCGGCTCCGGAAGTGCTCAGGCCACAACGACTCTAAACGGTTCTTACGTCCAGATTCAGGATGGTTGCGGAAGCTTAAGCGAGTCCGGCGCGGCTGACGCCGACGTCGACCTTCGACAGAGTTCCGGCACTGACTGCACCGTACCGAACGGAGACTCCGCCGGAAACACTCATGCTGCTCGCACGAGCTTCTTCCACATCAACCGTGCCAAGGAGAAAGCTCGTTACTGGCTTCCCGACAACAGTTGGCTAAAGGGAAAGGTAACCGTTAAACCAAACTCGGCGTGGTGGACCTGTAACGCGAGCTGGGGCGGGAGCATCACTCTTTACAAGTCTTCGAAAGGAGTCTGCCGGAATTTTGGTGAGATATCCGGCATCGGGATTCACGAATGGGGACATGGACTCGACCAGAATGACGGCGGCGGCTATGACAATCCTTCAGAAGCTTACGCAGATGTCGCAGGTATCCTGTATGACCGCTTTTCATGCCTGGGACGAGGAAGCTACTTCGGCGACTGTTCCGGTTACGGAGATGCATGTCTCGACTGCACCGGCATTCGCGAGCTGGACTGGGACAAGCGCGCAAGCCACAAGCCGGCGACTGCTGATGGGTTCGTCAAGGATAACTGCGGTGGAGGCGGTGGACCCTGCGGGAAAGAAGTGCATTGCGAAGGCCATCTCGCGGCAGAGACAATCTGGGACCTGGCAGCACGCGACCTGCCTGCAGAAGGGCTCGACCCGTACACATCCCACCAATTGACCGAGAAGCTGTTCTACAAATCACGCAAAGGGTCCGGCGGAAACGCCTACAACTGCTCGATCCCGAACTCGGATGGATGCGGCGCTGGTAGCTGGTTTACGAAGTTGCGCAACGTAGATGACGACGACGGCGATCTGTCGAACGGGACTCCGCATGCAGCCGCAATCTTTGCAGCATTCAACCGGCATAAGATCGCCTGCGGAACGGGTGGCGATGCCTCAAACCAGAATCATTCTTCATGCCCGGCGCTCGCGACGCCGACTCTATCTGCTACGGCAAGATGCGGGGCGGCGAAGCTTATGTGGAGCTCTGTCCCGAATGCTGAAAACTACCTGATCCTGCGCAACGACCAGAAATGTGATGCTTCATCCGTCATCATCGCCACGGTGGAAGCACCGGTGACCGAATATACTGATTATGGTCTGCCATCCGGCTTCCCGTTATATTACAGGGTCCAGGCTCAGGATGCCAACGTCGCCTGTGAGAGTGCGGTTTCGTCGTGTGTGAGTGTCACGCCAGCGACCGGCACAATCATCGCCGAGGTTACAGGGCTCACTTTGACCAATACTTCATCTTCGACCCATCTTAGCTGGACATCCCAGCCAGATGCCACGAAGTATGACATGGCTGGAGGATTTCTCGGGGAGTTGCTCCTCGACAAGAATTTCACCCGCGCGAGCTGTTTCGCAAATGATCTCACGCAGAACCAGTGGGACGACACGCGCAGCTCCCCTCCGGCAGGGGAAGGATATTACTATCTAGTTCGCAGCGAGAACAATTGTGGCCCTGGAACTTACGGCTGGAAGACCAACGGCCAGGAACGCGTCATCACATCCTGCCCCTGATCACTTGCCATACATCTTGAGTAACGCCTCGGTCTTGGGCGCATTGGAAATCTTTCGCTCTCAAAATTAGTCCTTCACTGACTTGCATCTTTAAACCAGAAAATTATATTACCTTTAGGCTTGAGAAGGGAGGGTATAGTTGGCGTGTTACCCCTTGAGAACATAAGATTTGATATGGATAGAGAGCAAACTTCTGCAAAGATTTCTGTGCTGATCGTGGAAGATGATGAAGATCAAGCTTTCCTCGAAAAAGAAAAGCTTGAGCAGGCTTTCCCCTCTTCAAAAATTGACGTGGTAAACAATGGCACTGACTGCTTGAGAAAGCCCCTTGGAGAATATGATCTGATCTTCCTGGATCTCAATCTACCCGACATCTTTGGTCTCGATCTTTTGAAAAAGATTCAAATGACATGTGATATTCCTGTAATTATCATCACTGGAGAAAACGACATCTCTTCGGCTGTCTCGGCCCTCAAATCCGGAGCCTCTGACTATGTCATCAAATCGAACAATGCCTTTGAAGTCTTGCCTATCATCGCGCAGAACGCCATCGCAAATTATCAAACCAAAAAGGAAAGCGAGATATTGAAGCAAAGGCTGATTCAATCTGAAAAGATGGCCGCCATCGGGAAACTGGCGTCCGGAGTGGCGCATGAGATAAACAATCCTCTCACCGCCGTCCTGGGTTTTACAGAGATACTCCTCTTGAAGTCGCATGATGGGTTCAAATCCAAGCTTGAAAAAATTCGCGAGAGCGCCATGCGCTGCAAAAGGATTGTGGAAGATCTCCTCAGCTTTGCAAGGGAACATAAAACGGAAAAGAAGCTTCTGAATGTCAATGAACTTCTGGAGCGCTCTCTCTCCATAGGAAACAGTCTCATTAAAATGTTTAATATTCAGGTTCAGAAAGTGTTTGAAGAACCTTCTCCCTGCTTCTATGGCGATGAATTCCATATGCAGCAGGTCTTCGTGAACATTTACTCGAATGCATGCCATGCCATGGAACATTCGGAGAAGAAAATCTTGACGATTTCCACCGGATCCTGCAACGATTCTATCTTTATCAGATTTTCGGATACAGGTCATGGGATTCCTGCGGGCATCCTGAGCAGAATATTTGATCCTTTCTTCACGACAAAGGAGGTCGGCAAAGGTTCAGGACTGGGACTCAGCATCTGCTACGGGATCATTGCCGAACACTCTGGAAAGATTTCCGCGGAGAGCCCTCCAGGAGAAGGTGCTACATTCATTATAGAGCTGCCAAAGGCCGATCAACTCCATGCTCATGAAACGGAAAGAACCTTCAAGGAAAAGTTGGATTTATTGAATCCTCTCGCCATTTTAGTGGTTGAGGATGAGGAGAACATCTGCGATTTTTACCGGGATGCTCTGGAAGAAGATAAAAACACGATCCGCTTCGCCCGTTCGGGGAAGCAAGCCTTTGAGGAGCTAGAACAGCGGAATTTTGACATAATCATACTGGATCTTAGAATCCCGGATATCAATGGGATGCAATTCTACAACACTATCAAGGAACGAAAACCTGATTTCCTTAACAGGATTCTTATCTGCACCGGCGATACGATCAGCGCAGAAGTCAAAGAATTCCTGTCGAAGGTTAACAGTATCGTCCTGAATAAACCTTTCACTCTTTCTGATCTCAAGAAATCCATTATCAATATTCTGACAGAGCAACAATCTCTTTCTATGTGAGGTTAAACCATGACGAACGACAGCATGATCAAAATTCTTCTGGTGGACGATGACGAAGATTGTCGCTTGATGTTCCAGGACGCCGTCAAGGACGCAAACATTAAGAATGACATCTATGAAGTCGGAAGCGGCGAGGAGGCATTAGATTTCGTCTTCAAGAGGGGTAAGTATCACGATGCGCCGACGCCAGGGCTCATATACCTGGACATCGATATGCCTGGAATGAGCGGTCAGGAGGTGCTGAAAAGAATTAAATCGGATAAGATGCTTCACAACATTCCCATCGTGATGCTGACCAATCTCAACGATGAAAAAGAAAAACTGGCTGCCGCTCAGAACGGCGCAAATAGTTACACCGTTAAGTCCTCTGACCCATTAAAATTCATCGCAACTATCATTGAGGCGACGAACTACTGGCTTTGTATCCATCAGCATGTTCATTACAATGGACAGAAGGGCATCGAAAGCCATGCAGAAAATATTTAAGGCTGGCCTGTTCCTTCCTCTCCTTGTCTGGCTGAGTTTTTTGGGGAGCCTGGCTCAGGCTCGAGACTACACCATCGCAATTGCCATTAGCAGCGATCTCAAGGAATACAATCAAGCCTATAGCGGCATTATCTATTGTCCTGATTGGAAAGGCGTCAATGCTCGGATTCATCCTATATATTTCGATCCCAATAATAAGATTGAAAGCAGCCTGAAGCTTGTAAAACTCCAGCCTGATCTAATCTTCACGATCGGTAGCCGGGCCACTAAATCCGTCACAAACCTGGTCAAAGACATCCCCATCGTCCACTGCATGGTCTTCGATAAACAGCTGATAGAAGAGCTTAAAGAGAATGATTATCCAAATGTATTTGGCGTTGACTCGTACTTCTCACCATCCGTCCAACTCGAAGCCTTGAAAAAGATCCTCCCGAACCGGATGAGGATCGGAATCCTGTATGATCCCAAGAACTCGAGGAATTATATTGAAGAGGTTTTCCTGAAAGCCAAGGAATTCAATATGAGCCTGGTTATTAGGGAGGTTTCTTCCGAATCCAACGTTCTTCCTCTTCTTGAAAGCATTAAGAAGGACGTGGATGTGCTCTTGAGTATTCCAGACAAGACAATCTACACACCGCTTACAATGAAATCAATCCTTCTGTTTTCCCTGAGAAATAAGATCCCAGTCGTCGGTTTTTCGAGCAGCAATGTCTCCTCAGGTGCCCTGTTCAGCCTGTTATGCGACTATTCCGACCTGGGGTCTCAGGCCGTAAAATTGGCCATAAGCATCCTGCAAGGGAAGAAATTTCACAAGGGCTATCTGGAGGAACCACGGAAGCAGCTTCTTGCTCTCAATATGCGGACAGCCAATGTTATTGATATCAAATTGCCTGATGAAATCATCGGCCAGGCCATGATGATTTTTGGCGTAGAGGATTCAAGATAAAGCCC
This Acidobacteriota bacterium DNA region includes the following protein-coding sequences:
- a CDS encoding response regulator — encoded protein: MDREQTSAKISVLIVEDDEDQAFLEKEKLEQAFPSSKIDVVNNGTDCLRKPLGEYDLIFLDLNLPDIFGLDLLKKIQMTCDIPVIIITGENDISSAVSALKSGASDYVIKSNNAFEVLPIIAQNAIANYQTKKESEILKQRLIQSEKMAAIGKLASGVAHEINNPLTAVLGFTEILLLKSHDGFKSKLEKIRESAMRCKRIVEDLLSFAREHKTEKKLLNVNELLERSLSIGNSLIKMFNIQVQKVFEEPSPCFYGDEFHMQQVFVNIYSNACHAMEHSEKKILTISTGSCNDSIFIRFSDTGHGIPAGILSRIFDPFFTTKEVGKGSGLGLSICYGIIAEHSGKISAESPPGEGATFIIELPKADQLHAHETERTFKEKLDLLNPLAILVVEDEENICDFYRDALEEDKNTIRFARSGKQAFEELEQRNFDIIILDLRIPDINGMQFYNTIKERKPDFLNRILICTGDTISAEVKEFLSKVNSIVLNKPFTLSDLKKSIINILTEQQSLSM
- a CDS encoding response regulator, which gives rise to MTNDSMIKILLVDDDEDCRLMFQDAVKDANIKNDIYEVGSGEEALDFVFKRGKYHDAPTPGLIYLDIDMPGMSGQEVLKRIKSDKMLHNIPIVMLTNLNDEKEKLAAAQNGANSYTVKSSDPLKFIATIIEATNYWLCIHQHVHYNGQKGIESHAENI
- a CDS encoding TonB-dependent receptor, whose protein sequence is MPLSISSTFLRIFASPLLIILFLAPSTASNKIYAEEKRNVAGVKYEEEHQAKSSITIDDSESDFRVRVQTGREKGFSYGINFKSDDFERLPTSRSIWQILELLEPATYTNFLDHAGIKGGLQSLMGIHGSSWTQNSFFLNEMDFTDPYDGGRALFIPEFSAVKEIQVSTGFHPVDVGRPGGAIDILTVWNDSWWDGDQAEKDQDSSMRWKSQDDQQERMINKWQGSFQSYYLGSSTQSSAKSFPEVRGHPPFIEEFLRKGRLEFQAKGPLLPERFYLFASATREESEMKISAYQRIPEIVLGTAFLETGLILSDNERMTFLASSQDYRNTDYLAGPLKSPEATLKKKDSYALFQISWDRDCSEQFSIHARGGYARLRLKHLFNGSSQSTEELFFGQMRGSASLQERSTRSKQIVQFAGSYFNEGNDGKESKISQTFFERLDHRLNFGISLDRSFIDSEISAIDDVNLLFYKGEPFAVRRLNTLIKPEESLRNLSLYLSDEISIASHFKFYAGVRFEWNQGILPEQESPAGNFIPPGTLPSSRKLIDWKSFSPRLRISVPIIKEERLVFKAGFSRYYHRLLGRHLEVANPNSLGGELYLWDDMNGDDRYQRGEESGILKSFGGPYTEVSKNLKQPYTDELLFGLEFQTKKKALWKFFAYQRDEHRLMETVNDGVPFSSYIPVEIFDPGDDELPETGDEQTLIVYNQDPATFGKDRYILENPPRHGSYAQGFEITGEKRGKNYWWLFSFVVARSVAMGNPGNTEYDNDQGIIGELYDNPNSLINSRGRLFFDRAFTSRFAFHYHLPRNFSVAAVARWWDGLPFGRRIIIEGLNQGPIVIQSRRRGLSRTEAYITLDTRVEKLFPLGKSKLVLLLDLFNLLNSQFHLREDDLAGDTFTERRPTEIMPPRVLRLSLQYQY
- a CDS encoding ABC transporter substrate-binding protein, giving the protein MQKIFKAGLFLPLLVWLSFLGSLAQARDYTIAIAISSDLKEYNQAYSGIIYCPDWKGVNARIHPIYFDPNNKIESSLKLVKLQPDLIFTIGSRATKSVTNLVKDIPIVHCMVFDKQLIEELKENDYPNVFGVDSYFSPSVQLEALKKILPNRMRIGILYDPKNSRNYIEEVFLKAKEFNMSLVIREVSSESNVLPLLESIKKDVDVLLSIPDKTIYTPLTMKSILLFSLRNKIPVVGFSSSNVSSGALFSLLCDYSDLGSQAVKLAISILQGKKFHKGYLEEPRKQLLALNMRTANVIDIKLPDEIIGQAMMIFGVEDSR
- a CDS encoding nucleotidyltransferase domain-containing protein, translating into MQKVKHEKNDIDLLVDFEKAIDLFDFVHLADEMERILNTRVDLVTPDALKPYIRPNLQL